One window of Enterobacter sp. RHBSTW-00175 genomic DNA carries:
- the mukE gene encoding chromosome partition protein MukE: MSLTNIEQVMPVKLAQALANPLFPALDSQLRAGRHIGLDELDNHAFLMDFQEYLEEFYARYNVELIRAPEGFFYLRPRSTTLIPRSVLSELDMMVGKILCYLYLSPERLANEGIFTQQELYDELLSLADESKLLKLVNNRSTGSDLDRQKLQEKVRSSLNRLRRLGMVWFMGHDSSKFRITESVFRFGADVRAGDDAREAQLRMIRDGEAMPVENQLQLNEEHEENQADSGEEE, translated from the coding sequence ATGTCATTGACAAATATTGAACAAGTGATGCCAGTTAAGCTGGCACAGGCGCTGGCGAATCCGTTGTTTCCGGCGCTGGACAGCCAGCTGCGTGCCGGTCGTCACATTGGCCTTGACGAGCTGGATAATCACGCCTTTTTGATGGATTTCCAGGAGTACCTGGAAGAGTTTTACGCGCGCTATAACGTTGAACTTATCCGTGCGCCGGAGGGTTTTTTCTACCTGCGTCCGCGCTCTACAACGCTTATTCCCCGCTCAGTGCTTTCTGAGCTGGACATGATGGTCGGTAAAATTCTTTGCTATCTCTATCTCAGCCCGGAACGTCTGGCAAATGAAGGGATCTTTACCCAGCAGGAGCTTTACGACGAGCTGCTGTCGTTGGCAGATGAAAGCAAACTGCTCAAGCTGGTGAATAACCGCTCTACAGGGTCGGATCTCGATCGCCAGAAATTACAGGAAAAAGTTCGCTCTTCCCTGAACCGCTTGCGTCGTCTGGGTATGGTCTGGTTTATGGGCCATGACAGCAGCAAGTTCCGCATCACCGAATCCGTCTTCCGCTTTGGCGCAGATGTACGTGCGGGCGATGATGCCCGTGAAGCGCAGCTGCGCATGATCCGTGATGGTGAAGCGATGCCGGTGGAAAACCAATTGCAGCTCAATGAAGAGCATGAAGAGAACCAGGCGGATAGCGGGGAGGAAGAGTAA